One Chryseobacterium sp. StRB126 genomic region harbors:
- a CDS encoding Crp/Fnr family transcriptional regulator, with translation MTEHIEKIQALISRFDKETLEALDKITVTKQFKKGEILLQQDEICRKSHLIVDGVARKFTYADKKEITTEFFFKDDIAISFKSYISQKPSKEVIECLTDVTVETVDYKAFEIAKQKFPLLMEYDILLTELYIIWLEDRLFNFHALNATERYEDLLKKSPEYFHHLKLTYIASYLGISLETLSRIRAKK, from the coding sequence ATGACAGAACATATTGAAAAAATTCAGGCTCTTATTTCCCGATTTGACAAAGAAACTCTTGAAGCTCTTGACAAAATAACCGTTACAAAACAGTTTAAAAAAGGAGAGATCCTGTTACAGCAAGATGAAATATGCAGAAAAAGCCATCTCATTGTTGATGGTGTTGCCCGAAAATTCACTTACGCGGATAAAAAGGAGATCACTACCGAGTTTTTCTTTAAAGATGATATTGCCATTTCCTTTAAGAGCTATATCAGTCAAAAACCCAGCAAAGAGGTTATTGAATGTCTCACTGATGTAACAGTAGAAACTGTAGATTACAAAGCTTTTGAAATCGCAAAGCAAAAGTTCCCTTTATTGATGGAATATGATATTCTTCTGACTGAACTATACATTATCTGGCTGGAGGACAGGCTTTTTAATTTTCATGCCCTGAATGCAACAGAACGATATGAAGATCTTCTGAAAAAATCTCCGGAATATTTTCATCACCTGAAACTTACTTATATTGCTTCTTATCTGGGAATTTCCCTGGAAACACTGAGCAGGATTCGGGCTAAAAAATGA
- a CDS encoding DUF418 domain-containing protein, producing the protein MKKRIIGFDLARAYAIFGMFIVNFNMVFGNHDDPSFLGKFLVLFSGHSSTVFVILAGMGVALMTNRILEYTQEDRRRLRHTILKRAAFLFIFGILFCLWWPADILHLYGGYMSIGALLVFMDKKYYLIAAAIVILIFHLLLLVIPFETGWNLVTLEYLDFWKLSGFIRNTFYNGWNPIFPWFAYFAIGLYMGRLDWTLKQTQQKTFSIGLILYLFVEGIRYGSNFMNLNTATREFIYADYIPPVLPFLLNTIGFGMMLITGFMLISQYISEKSWAMDLARTGQMTLTHYVSHLSIGLIVLALFQGKNYSEVVSGKNTLEPLYILLYSIGFFILSMYFSKIWGKKFKQGPLEMLMRKITG; encoded by the coding sequence ATGAAAAAAAGAATTATCGGATTTGATCTTGCCCGGGCGTATGCCATTTTCGGGATGTTTATTGTTAATTTTAATATGGTATTCGGGAATCATGATGATCCATCATTTCTTGGAAAATTTCTGGTACTTTTCAGCGGGCATTCCAGTACGGTATTTGTGATCCTTGCAGGAATGGGAGTTGCCCTCATGACCAATCGGATTCTGGAATATACCCAGGAGGATAGAAGAAGACTTCGCCATACCATCCTTAAAAGAGCGGCTTTCCTTTTTATATTCGGAATATTATTTTGTTTGTGGTGGCCTGCGGATATCCTCCATCTTTATGGCGGTTATATGAGTATTGGGGCATTGCTGGTATTCATGGATAAAAAGTATTATCTGATTGCCGCTGCGATTGTTATTCTGATATTTCATCTTTTGCTTCTGGTGATTCCGTTTGAAACCGGATGGAATCTGGTAACTCTTGAATATTTGGATTTCTGGAAGCTTTCCGGATTTATCAGAAATACCTTTTACAATGGCTGGAATCCTATATTTCCGTGGTTTGCCTATTTTGCAATCGGGCTCTATATGGGAAGGCTTGATTGGACTCTGAAACAGACTCAGCAAAAAACCTTCAGCATTGGTCTTATCTTATATCTTTTTGTTGAAGGAATCCGCTATGGAAGTAATTTCATGAATTTGAATACAGCAACCCGCGAATTCATCTATGCAGACTATATTCCGCCTGTGTTACCTTTTCTCCTGAATACAATAGGGTTTGGGATGATGCTTATTACAGGTTTTATGTTGATCAGTCAATATATTTCTGAAAAAAGCTGGGCGATGGATCTGGCAAGAACAGGACAAATGACTCTTACCCATTATGTATCTCACCTCAGCATTGGTCTTATTGTATTGGCTTTATTCCAAGGGAAAAACTATTCGGAAGTGGTAAGTGGAAAAAACACGTTGGAACCTCTTTATATTTTACTGTATTCCATAGGATTTTTTATACTCAGTATGTATTTCAGTAAAATTTGGGGCAAAAAGTTCAAACAGGGTCCCTTGGAAATGCTGATGCGAAAAATAACAGGTTAA